From the Lampris incognitus isolate fLamInc1 chromosome 10, fLamInc1.hap2, whole genome shotgun sequence genome, one window contains:
- the hoxb6a gene encoding homeobox protein Hox-B6a — MRACVYVCACVCVRCARVISSALPSSPLSASLLLRSSSPLLPMSSYFVNSTFPVTLPGGGQAAADSFLGQIPLYSSGYAADPLRHYPGAAAAVTAAAAVAYGAGGVHQEKAYPASAYYQQAANGAYGGHRASGVAATTGAGACDYAASFYRDKDPAAAACGLEEHALPVGQDVVVHRKTECAGLGKGLFGEPGEEKQPATPIYPWMQRMNACNEASARSQQAEEE; from the exons atgcgtgcgtgtgtgtatgtgtgtgcgtgcgtgtgtgttcggTGTGCGCGTGTTATTAGCTCcgctcttccctcctctcctctctccgcttctctcctcctccgttcttcttctcctcttctcccgATGAGTTCTTATTTTGTAAACTCCACGTTCCCGGTGACGTTACCGGGCGGCGGGCAGGCGGCGGCCGACTCCTTCCTGGGGCAGATTCCGCTCTACTCCTCCGGATACGCGGCGGATCCCTTGCGGCATTACCccggcgccgccgccgccgtcacCGCCGCGGCGGCCGTGGCGTACGGCGCCGGCGGCGTGCACCAGGAGAAAGCCTACCCGGCCTCCGCCTACTACCAGCAGGCGGCGAACGGAGCCTACGGCGGCCACCGGGCGTCAGGGGTCGCTGCTACCACCGGAGCCGGCGCCTGCGATTACGCGGCGAGCTTTTACCGGGACAAGGACCCCGCCGCCGCCGCGTGCGGCTTAGAGGAGCACGCCCTCCCGGTCGGCCAGGACGTCGTTGTGCACCGAAAGACGGAGTGCGCGGGACTCGGGAAGGGTCTGTTCGGAGAGCCGGGGGAGGAGAAGCAGCCGGCGACCCCGATCTACCCCTGGATGCAGAGAATGAACGCATGCAACG AGGC